A window from Hoeflea sp. IMCC20628 encodes these proteins:
- a CDS encoding retron St85 family effector protein, protein MSVYRHEHGQEGHLSSLRSSSTSDVLLGHAHTFKGKELLVAEVVDWYKDLNLEKTRVSRPSKFLFLCGGERKIDEAAKAANLRDYLLRVRPIKTKYDIVLAEEATQLYRDTHYDDLITFEEDIARIAAVVLVIAESAGSLAELGAFSSNDTIRFALRVVIPSHHEVNESFVRYGPIKRVTNEDRSHLGVYPWKEHAKGGLNVSSVKPHYTEIVNFIKGHLDSAQNSYFYKDLDGKELFYITYWIIHLSMAISRTVLYECVISILPKANKNDIRNKLYCLQIARWIKRESYSGKDYFYTLVDGDPFDYSYNEGVDNSTIRRKLAVANGLKNAENIPKYILKEAATARLRKP, encoded by the coding sequence GTGAGCGTTTATCGGCATGAGCATGGCCAAGAAGGCCATCTCTCGTCGCTTCGCTCCTCGTCTACGAGCGATGTCCTTCTTGGCCATGCTCATACCTTTAAGGGTAAAGAGCTTTTGGTTGCGGAAGTTGTCGATTGGTACAAAGACCTGAATTTGGAAAAGACCCGAGTTTCGCGGCCTTCCAAATTTTTGTTTTTATGCGGCGGGGAACGCAAAATAGACGAGGCGGCCAAAGCGGCCAATTTACGTGACTATTTGTTGCGTGTTCGTCCAATTAAAACAAAATACGATATTGTTTTGGCCGAAGAGGCTACCCAGCTCTATCGTGATACACACTACGATGATTTGATAACATTTGAAGAAGATATTGCTCGCATCGCCGCCGTTGTGCTGGTGATCGCTGAGAGCGCGGGCTCGCTTGCGGAGTTAGGCGCTTTCAGTTCGAACGATACCATCAGGTTTGCCTTACGCGTTGTTATTCCAAGCCATCACGAAGTTAATGAGTCGTTTGTCCGCTATGGCCCAATTAAAAGAGTGACGAATGAAGACCGTTCACATTTAGGAGTGTATCCGTGGAAGGAGCATGCCAAGGGCGGGTTGAACGTTAGCTCTGTCAAACCACATTACACTGAAATTGTGAATTTTATTAAAGGTCATCTAGATAGTGCGCAAAATTCTTATTTTTATAAAGACCTAGATGGAAAAGAACTATTCTATATAACATATTGGATAATACATCTATCAATGGCGATTTCGCGAACTGTTTTATATGAATGCGTAATATCAATATTGCCCAAGGCAAACAAGAATGATATCCGAAATAAGTTATATTGTTTACAGATTGCTAGATGGATAAAAAGAGAATCCTATTCTGGAAAAGATTATTTTTATACACTAGTTGATGGCGATCCTTTTGATTACAGTTATAATGAGGGGGTCGACAATTCAACAATCAGACGCAAACTCGCTGTAGCCAATGGTCTAAAGAACGCCGAGAATATCCCTAAATATATCTTGAAAGAAGCTGCAACTGCGAGGCTCAGAAAACCATGA
- a CDS encoding ParB/RepB/Spo0J family partition protein, whose amino-acid sequence MRRGYRPTAVGKGTVTPERLLELEQLRQGTSISDLRSRSLTLDQIRTMPEVFQPRMSVPSEKHVSDLRSSLKSVRDLTPVLVLPLGEHAVVIDGHHRLEAYRMEDRDEIPVEFFGGTVQEAILQSGAENSKTVMPLNLSQRTNWAWKLVRMVKPGDAMGYLFSKRQITVSAAVSSGTVAAMRLAAKALGEDADEYPSWDLARQAWQDQETPEAYQPYGEEELEEQAQLIADRIARSIGTHRANNPEIMARGLTKFLGRNTPDVISEMIVRCEEDPALAHIVEQIRERHGWEDEDADY is encoded by the coding sequence ATGAGACGCGGATACAGACCGACCGCTGTCGGCAAAGGCACAGTTACACCGGAACGCCTGTTAGAACTGGAACAGCTCAGACAAGGCACCAGCATCTCTGATCTTCGCAGCAGATCGCTTACACTTGATCAGATCCGAACCATGCCAGAGGTTTTCCAGCCCCGGATGTCAGTTCCTTCCGAAAAGCACGTCAGCGATCTCAGGAGCAGCCTGAAATCGGTGCGCGATCTCACGCCTGTTCTGGTTTTGCCTCTGGGAGAACACGCAGTGGTCATTGACGGGCACCACCGACTGGAAGCCTACCGGATGGAGGACCGCGACGAGATCCCCGTCGAGTTCTTTGGCGGCACCGTTCAGGAAGCTATCCTCCAGTCCGGCGCGGAAAACAGCAAGACGGTCATGCCATTGAACCTCTCACAGAGAACCAACTGGGCCTGGAAACTTGTTAGGATGGTCAAACCCGGTGATGCCATGGGGTACCTGTTCAGCAAGCGCCAAATAACTGTTTCTGCTGCTGTCTCCAGCGGAACGGTCGCTGCCATGCGGCTAGCGGCAAAAGCGCTTGGCGAGGACGCCGACGAATATCCATCATGGGACCTGGCGCGGCAAGCGTGGCAGGACCAGGAAACACCGGAAGCATATCAGCCATATGGAGAAGAGGAATTGGAAGAACAAGCACAACTTATCGCAGATCGCATTGCCAGATCGATAGGCACACACAGGGCGAACAACCCCGAAATCATGGCTCGAGGTCTCACCAAGTTCCTCGGTCGGAACACGCCCGACGTGATCTCGGAAATGATCGTCAGGTGTGAAGAGGATCCCGCCTTGGCGCACATTGTTGAACAAATACGTGAAAGGCATGGCTGGGAAGATGAAGATGCTGATTACTGA
- a CDS encoding recombinase family protein gives MSLVGYARVSSVGQSLEVQRDKLTAAGCEEIFAEKRSGLETDRPKLVECLRYIRKGDTLVISRIDRLARSAENLLSLARQLEDKGVALKVLDQNIDTTDAAGRAFLGMLAVFAQFEADIRKERQMDGIAKAKTNGVKFGRRPRLTAEQETEAVRLRTEEGWSIQKVADHLGISKGLAHKVTSRGYT, from the coding sequence ATGTCTTTGGTTGGTTATGCTCGGGTGTCCTCCGTTGGACAGTCTCTGGAAGTGCAGCGGGACAAACTGACTGCGGCTGGTTGTGAGGAGATCTTCGCCGAGAAGAGATCCGGCCTGGAGACCGACCGCCCCAAGCTCGTGGAGTGCCTTCGCTATATTCGCAAGGGTGACACACTGGTGATCTCGCGGATCGACCGATTGGCCCGGTCGGCTGAAAACCTGTTGTCACTTGCCCGTCAACTTGAAGACAAGGGCGTGGCGCTCAAGGTGCTGGATCAGAACATCGATACCACCGACGCCGCTGGCCGAGCCTTCCTCGGGATGCTCGCCGTGTTTGCCCAGTTCGAAGCGGACATCCGCAAGGAACGGCAGATGGACGGGATTGCCAAGGCGAAAACAAACGGCGTGAAGTTCGGACGCAGACCGCGCCTGACTGCCGAGCAGGAAACGGAAGCCGTCCGGCTTAGGACGGAAGAAGGCTGGTCAATCCAGAAAGTCGCAGATCACTTGGGGATCTCCAAGGGGCTGGCCCACAAGGTGACAAGCAGGGGGTACACCTGA
- a CDS encoding N-6 DNA methylase — protein sequence MNANAIVQKLWRLCTVLRKDGITYQQYVTELTYLLFLKMMAERNREEGNIPPEYRWAALVKAEPLHKLKLYRNALTALGDPEGSLPRMVQAIFDNASTFIREPQNLTTLVTAIDELDWFSEERDQFGDLYEGLLQKNAEETKRGAGQYFTPRVLIEVLVRLMKPKPGEVIQDPAAGTGGFLIAADKVMREATDDYFTLGTKEQEFQKHQAIHGMENVPGTLRLLLMNLYLHDLDSDHVDLGDTLSDKGKTLGKADLILTNPPFGPAGGAPTRDDLSVTATVSSYQLPFVEHCIRALKPGGRAAIVLPDNVLFEDGRGKELRRMMMDWCDLHTILRLPTGIFYAQGVKTNVIFLTRGKTETGNTDDVWIYDLRAQMPKFGKTNHLTDAHFTAFEEAFGSDENGTERGEEQGVEGRWRCFTREEISARGDNLDISWLRELEEEAEEGLIEPEDIAAAIQAHLQAAMLEIEALSAELEETTLAEAPEAGE from the coding sequence ATGAATGCCAATGCCATCGTCCAGAAACTCTGGCGTCTCTGCACCGTTCTGCGCAAGGACGGCATCACCTATCAACAATATGTCACCGAACTGACCTATCTGCTGTTCCTCAAGATGATGGCGGAGCGGAACCGCGAGGAAGGCAACATTCCCCCGGAGTACCGCTGGGCGGCGCTGGTCAAGGCCGAGCCGCTGCACAAGCTCAAGCTCTACCGCAATGCGCTGACAGCGCTGGGAGATCCCGAGGGTTCCCTTCCGCGCATGGTTCAGGCGATCTTCGACAATGCCTCCACGTTCATCCGCGAACCGCAAAACCTGACGACGCTGGTCACGGCCATTGATGAACTCGACTGGTTCTCCGAGGAGCGCGACCAGTTCGGTGATCTCTACGAAGGTCTGCTGCAGAAGAACGCCGAGGAAACCAAGCGTGGCGCGGGACAGTATTTCACCCCACGTGTACTGATCGAGGTTCTGGTGCGGCTGATGAAACCCAAGCCCGGCGAGGTGATCCAGGATCCGGCGGCGGGAACCGGCGGCTTCCTGATCGCTGCCGACAAGGTGATGCGCGAGGCTACGGACGACTATTTCACGCTTGGCACAAAAGAGCAGGAGTTCCAGAAGCATCAGGCCATCCACGGCATGGAGAATGTTCCGGGCACCCTGCGGCTGTTGCTGATGAACCTGTACCTGCACGATCTCGACAGCGACCATGTCGACCTAGGCGATACCCTGTCGGACAAGGGCAAGACACTTGGCAAGGCCGACCTGATCCTGACCAATCCGCCCTTCGGCCCGGCGGGTGGTGCGCCGACGCGGGATGACCTGTCGGTGACGGCAACCGTCTCATCCTACCAGTTGCCTTTTGTCGAGCATTGCATCCGGGCGCTGAAGCCCGGCGGACGGGCGGCGATTGTCTTGCCGGACAATGTGCTGTTCGAGGACGGGCGCGGCAAGGAACTGCGGCGAATGATGATGGACTGGTGCGATCTGCACACCATCCTCAGGCTGCCCACCGGCATCTTTTATGCGCAAGGGGTGAAGACCAATGTCATCTTCCTGACCCGTGGCAAGACCGAGACCGGCAACACCGATGACGTGTGGATCTATGACCTTCGCGCCCAGATGCCTAAATTCGGCAAGACCAATCATTTGACGGATGCCCACTTTACCGCCTTCGAGGAGGCCTTCGGGAGTGACGAGAATGGCACTGAACGGGGCGAGGAGCAGGGCGTAGAGGGCCGGTGGCGCTGCTTCACCCGCGAGGAGATCTCAGCGCGGGGAGACAATCTCGACATCTCATGGCTGCGAGAACTGGAGGAAGAGGCAGAGGAAGGCTTGATCGAGCCGGAAGACATCGCGGCGGCGATCCAAGCGCACCTCCAGGCGGCCATGCTGGAGATCGAGGCGCTCAGTGCGGAGCTTGAAGAGACGACGCTCGCGGAAGCACCGGAGGCAGGGGAATGA
- the rnhA gene encoding ribonuclease HI, translated as MNSSRSVTIYTDGSCSGNPGRGGWAAILTGRKTIKTISDGAPDTTNNRMELMAAIEGLKALTRPSVVLVISDSEYLVKGASERIPNWCARGWKNVKNQDLWKQLICEMSKHTVHWEWVRGHSGNQFNELADRLAKQALMRQTRLVRRHRPLVELRVPLNSHEVPN; from the coding sequence ATGAACTCATCACGATCAGTGACGATCTATACCGACGGCTCTTGCTCAGGAAATCCTGGCCGAGGCGGTTGGGCCGCCATCCTGACAGGCAGAAAAACAATCAAAACCATCTCCGACGGAGCACCTGACACAACCAACAACCGCATGGAACTCATGGCAGCCATAGAAGGCCTGAAGGCTCTCACCAGACCTTCAGTGGTTCTCGTCATTTCGGATAGCGAGTATCTCGTGAAAGGAGCCTCCGAACGCATTCCTAACTGGTGCGCCAGAGGATGGAAAAATGTTAAAAACCAAGATCTGTGGAAACAGTTGATCTGCGAAATGTCCAAACACACAGTCCACTGGGAGTGGGTCAGAGGGCACTCCGGTAATCAATTCAATGAACTTGCCGACAGGCTCGCCAAACAAGCGCTTATGCGCCAGACGCGACTTGTCCGAAGGCACAGACCGCTGGTGGAACTTCGGGTGCCCCTTAATTCACATGAGGTACCCAACTGA
- a CDS encoding site-specific integrase: MSQPSKDNRTGMYKFRKRVPQDLQPILKQKEIVKSLGTKDVSEARLLFARVAAEIEERFATLRAGITTLSEREASSMAGEIYRLKVAVNIDDPGKLSEPEVYRMLDAIEFKDHPDHSKTKLTYISKRTDITDRIVARRNDREIKAYMEEKGIRLHPDSMELVRSKVRKAVHRARTYLHDLSNDDANPNVDPYADFYPRAEAGSVVTAEEQKLTPTSAAPLLSEAIEGWATEKKTSWDGKSATANVLAAQRFLELARDRPLDQYNKKDARAYKNALKALPKNYTKHPDLKGCTFAEAAIKAAELSLPPMSDKNVNKNLGFVRAMWNWSDANFDDVPPNPFNGLNLRIKESGRDDRNPFTASELQAIFNAPLYTGCKSAKSWRTKGDHVPSDRGNYWVPLIGLFTGARSGEIIQMNVSDVATDGGIAYFKITDEGEEQGLKTKSSLREIPIHPKLLELGILDFASEQRSKGHTRLFPEMRKSDDGHYSSAYSRPFGHFLTSIAVKTGRNSFHSFRHNFEDAALDCLIPQDIVDALQGHSAAGMAKRYGTGLRKLRVLDEQMQKLRYEGLDLSHLPKLGA; this comes from the coding sequence ATGTCACAGCCCTCCAAAGATAACCGCACTGGCATGTACAAATTTCGCAAGCGCGTGCCTCAAGACCTGCAGCCGATCCTGAAGCAGAAGGAGATCGTGAAAAGCCTCGGCACAAAAGATGTCAGCGAGGCGAGGCTCCTTTTCGCGAGGGTCGCAGCTGAGATCGAGGAGCGTTTTGCCACTTTGCGCGCAGGCATCACAACCCTGAGCGAACGCGAAGCATCGTCGATGGCTGGCGAGATTTATCGGCTGAAAGTGGCAGTCAATATCGACGACCCAGGCAAGCTGTCTGAACCAGAAGTTTACCGCATGCTGGACGCGATCGAATTCAAGGATCATCCCGACCATTCGAAGACCAAGCTCACCTACATTTCTAAACGGACCGATATCACCGACCGGATTGTCGCCCGCAGAAATGATCGCGAGATAAAAGCGTACATGGAAGAAAAAGGCATACGGCTTCATCCGGACAGCATGGAGCTGGTGAGGTCCAAGGTCAGGAAAGCAGTGCATCGTGCTCGAACATACCTGCATGATCTGAGCAATGATGATGCGAACCCAAACGTTGATCCTTATGCTGACTTTTACCCCAGAGCGGAAGCTGGGTCAGTGGTCACCGCGGAGGAGCAAAAACTAACGCCTACCTCTGCGGCCCCCTTGCTATCAGAGGCAATCGAAGGGTGGGCAACAGAAAAGAAAACCTCGTGGGATGGGAAATCCGCAACAGCAAACGTCCTGGCGGCTCAGCGGTTTCTGGAGTTGGCTCGCGACAGACCTCTGGATCAGTACAACAAGAAAGACGCCCGCGCATATAAGAACGCCCTCAAAGCGCTTCCGAAAAACTACACGAAGCATCCTGATTTGAAAGGCTGCACGTTCGCTGAAGCAGCAATAAAGGCTGCTGAATTATCGTTGCCGCCGATGTCCGACAAGAACGTGAACAAGAACCTGGGTTTTGTCCGAGCCATGTGGAACTGGTCAGATGCCAATTTCGACGATGTTCCCCCCAACCCCTTTAATGGTCTAAACCTGCGAATTAAAGAGAGCGGTCGCGACGATCGCAACCCGTTCACTGCGAGCGAGCTGCAGGCGATTTTCAACGCTCCCCTCTACACAGGCTGCAAATCTGCAAAGTCCTGGCGAACCAAAGGGGATCACGTCCCTTCGGACAGGGGCAATTATTGGGTGCCGCTCATCGGCCTGTTTACGGGCGCAAGATCGGGCGAAATCATTCAGATGAATGTGAGCGATGTGGCAACGGATGGCGGTATCGCGTATTTCAAGATAACCGACGAAGGCGAGGAGCAGGGTTTAAAAACCAAGAGTTCTTTGCGTGAGATTCCGATCCATCCCAAGCTGCTTGAGCTTGGCATTCTGGATTTTGCTTCCGAACAACGCAGCAAGGGACATACGCGACTTTTCCCGGAAATGCGTAAATCGGATGACGGGCATTATTCATCCGCCTACTCACGACCTTTTGGACATTTTCTCACGAGCATCGCTGTGAAGACTGGCAGAAATTCGTTCCACTCATTCAGGCACAATTTCGAAGACGCTGCCTTGGACTGCCTGATACCTCAGGACATCGTTGATGCCTTGCAGGGCCATAGTGCAGCGGGCATGGCGAAACGCTATGGAACTGGGTTGCGTAAACTTCGCGTCCTTGACGAGCAGATGCAGAAATTGCGGTATGAAGGCCTCGACCTATCTCATTTGCCGAAACTTGGAGCTTAA
- a CDS encoding relaxase/mobilization nuclease domain-containing protein, whose amino-acid sequence MIVQVTRIARKGGYQNLERHLLDKHDENERIKILAGDRHVFADAQALADAKGCKYSIRHLSISPDRDMSPRQLSDFVRSVDAEFGIGDQRPRLVVLHEKYGRTHFHVAVAEIDPATNRVLNSRHDYARLERLAREYEAASGETIQLSRAERAMERIEGFSSKARHKAERNSPAFDRTRLKAARANGVIELQAELQRQGLSIASGDKGFILVTLDGQFVAAAHRATGLRKNEFKKIWEAYRNETKRPYFDGDAAGDTQHFESRSFDHGKRNRRNRQARVAPDIHPAAPNTADRSSPRSLRTRRAYYTPVAQRWANRRLLQQSLTTVDLDELLRWAEEFTASLMKIIMGPRQLLSARIHEARSGVISDANIRNPNGTMLRP is encoded by the coding sequence GTGATCGTGCAGGTCACGCGGATAGCTCGAAAGGGCGGCTATCAGAACCTTGAACGGCATCTGCTGGACAAGCACGACGAGAACGAACGCATCAAGATTCTGGCTGGCGATCGGCACGTTTTTGCAGATGCGCAAGCTCTGGCCGATGCGAAAGGGTGCAAGTACTCAATACGGCATCTGTCGATCAGTCCCGACAGAGACATGTCTCCGAGGCAGCTGTCCGATTTCGTCAGATCAGTGGATGCCGAATTCGGGATCGGCGATCAGCGGCCGCGTCTTGTGGTTCTCCACGAAAAATACGGCCGAACTCATTTCCATGTGGCAGTTGCCGAAATTGATCCTGCGACAAACCGCGTCTTGAACAGCCGACACGACTATGCACGTCTTGAAAGATTGGCTCGTGAGTACGAAGCCGCGAGTGGCGAAACGATTCAACTGTCACGAGCCGAGCGGGCTATGGAGAGGATTGAGGGGTTTTCGTCCAAGGCCCGTCATAAAGCCGAGCGCAATTCACCCGCATTTGACCGCACCCGATTAAAGGCTGCTCGCGCCAATGGCGTAATTGAACTCCAGGCAGAACTGCAGCGGCAAGGCCTTTCCATAGCAAGTGGGGACAAAGGGTTCATTCTGGTCACCCTTGACGGGCAATTCGTCGCTGCAGCTCATCGGGCTACTGGCCTCAGGAAAAATGAATTCAAGAAAATTTGGGAGGCATACCGCAATGAAACCAAAAGACCTTACTTCGATGGAGATGCTGCAGGAGATACACAGCATTTTGAAAGCAGAAGTTTCGACCACGGAAAGCGGAACAGGAGAAATCGACAAGCTCGGGTCGCTCCTGACATCCATCCTGCGGCTCCAAACACAGCAGATCGATCTTCTCCGAGGTCTCTCAGAACGCGTCGGGCGTATTACACCCCGGTAGCCCAACGCTGGGCTAATAGAAGGCTATTGCAGCAAAGCCTGACAACAGTTGATTTAGACGAGCTCTTGCGTTGGGCCGAGGAATTTACTGCCTCACTCATGAAGATCATTATGGGACCTCGGCAGCTGCTGTCAGCAAGAATTCACGAGGCACGAAGCGGGGTTATTTCAGATGCTAATATACGTAACCCTAATGGCACGATGCTGCGGCCATGA
- a CDS encoding retron St85 family RNA-directed DNA polymerase, translating to MELVEAIGLSVADINHVIDTAPARYRVYPIEKRSGGERMIAQPSRELKAIQRFILREKLSSFPVHHCAMAYEEHRSIYANAQMHKNTRAILKLDFQEFFPSLKVADWEMLVSKLKPNAINISDIKLYSKILFWGQQKGSKFPRCLSIGAPTSPKMSNLLMFDFDSIVAEKAIEHGLNYSRYADDITISGDSTLKITTLERDIQKLVRSMKSPRLTFNEEKRGLYTKGQRRMVTGLIITPAKDVSIGRDRKRNISSMLHRDTLRKLDVDSRGQLKGFLGFCAAVEPQFIDRLRHKYGDAAIDRAMKYHTPKRSINET from the coding sequence TTGGAGCTCGTTGAAGCAATTGGCTTGAGTGTCGCAGATATCAATCATGTTATTGATACAGCTCCAGCAAGATATCGCGTCTACCCAATCGAAAAACGGAGCGGCGGTGAGCGAATGATTGCGCAACCCTCTCGTGAATTAAAGGCGATTCAACGATTTATATTGCGAGAAAAACTTTCTTCCTTCCCTGTTCACCACTGCGCGATGGCTTACGAAGAGCACAGGAGCATTTATGCCAATGCTCAGATGCATAAAAACACAAGAGCAATTCTGAAACTCGATTTTCAAGAGTTTTTTCCGTCGCTGAAGGTGGCGGACTGGGAAATGTTGGTCTCTAAGTTAAAGCCAAACGCTATAAATATTTCGGACATAAAGCTGTACTCAAAAATTCTGTTTTGGGGGCAGCAAAAAGGATCAAAATTTCCGAGATGTCTTTCCATAGGCGCGCCTACTTCTCCGAAGATGTCGAACCTTCTTATGTTTGATTTTGATTCTATTGTCGCAGAAAAAGCCATAGAGCATGGACTTAACTACAGCAGATATGCGGATGACATTACCATCTCAGGTGATAGCACGTTGAAGATCACCACACTTGAAAGAGATATTCAAAAATTGGTTCGCAGTATGAAATCGCCAAGACTTACGTTCAACGAAGAGAAACGGGGTCTCTACACCAAAGGGCAACGTAGAATGGTTACGGGTCTTATAATTACCCCAGCAAAAGATGTTTCAATTGGTCGAGATCGTAAGCGTAATATTTCATCGATGCTCCATCGAGATACGTTGCGGAAGTTGGATGTTGATAGCAGAGGTCAATTGAAAGGTTTTTTAGGTTTTTGCGCAGCAGTCGAGCCGCAGTTTATTGATCGTCTTAGACATAAATATGGAGATGCAGCCATCGACCGCGCCATGAAATATCATACGCCAAAGCGATCGATCAATGAAACCTAG
- a CDS encoding nucleotidyltransferase family protein: MKNYLKALALLNEQPMVAASIETSIKADLPNWCIVGGLIRDFAWGKLLSRSITPRDIDLIYFDGKDTSPETDWEIESDLQRTSGLPFRVRNQARMHSFNSEERYSSVIDAMSKFPTTVSAIGITSNRKLDPIIFSVFGYEALFNPVFQITPHFISNNRRSDFIKYLDRNKLRQRWEEVPVHAEIDCRGTKKSGMFCVATS, from the coding sequence ATGAAAAACTATCTCAAAGCGCTAGCGTTACTCAATGAGCAGCCCATGGTGGCTGCGTCTATCGAGACATCGATCAAAGCTGATTTGCCAAATTGGTGCATCGTAGGCGGTTTAATTCGAGATTTTGCTTGGGGGAAATTATTGAGCCGTTCAATAACTCCGCGAGACATTGACCTTATCTATTTTGACGGGAAAGACACATCACCTGAAACAGATTGGGAGATAGAGAGCGATCTTCAAAGAACGTCTGGGTTGCCATTTCGAGTTAGAAATCAGGCAAGGATGCATTCATTCAATTCGGAGGAGAGATACTCAAGCGTTATCGACGCGATGTCAAAATTTCCCACTACCGTAAGCGCAATTGGCATTACAAGTAATCGAAAACTCGATCCAATTATTTTTTCAGTATTTGGATATGAAGCATTATTCAATCCTGTTTTTCAAATAACACCACATTTCATTTCTAATAATAGGCGCAGCGATTTCATTAAGTATCTGGATCGTAACAAGCTTCGTCAAAGATGGGAAGAAGTTCCAGTACATGCAGAAATTGACTGCAGAGGTACTAAGAAATCTGGGATGTTCTGTGTCGCTACATCTTGA
- a CDS encoding restriction endonuclease subunit S — translation MSELPRGWAELQLKEITKIGGGSVNPKDYPNEIFELYSVPSFSEGQPDTVSGAEIGSTKQIVQNDDVLLCKIVPHIRRVWTVGKQGEHRQIASGEWIVYRNHCCEPRFLKFALSENNFRQKFLGTVSGVGGSLMRASPKSVAEFHIPLPPLAEQKRIVAKLDALATKSARARTDLARIDTLVTRYKKAMLSKVFSGELTKNWPSLPLENACIRVFDGPFGSNLKSADYTDDGPRVVRLENIGVRTFIEDKRTYISAEKFAALAKHTLQANDLLFSSFVSEEVRACLFPENAKYNAINKADCFCVRLEPDKANPQFVLLQLTSEATYLFFAQQVHGATRPRINLTQLRAYEIILPSLGKQQEIVSRVESAFHKIDRLAAEAKRALELVGKLDEAILAKAFKGQLVPQDLNDEHASALLERIKAERAAAPKMKQKRIMKA, via the coding sequence ATGAGTGAGCTGCCGAGGGGGTGGGCTGAACTCCAACTGAAGGAAATCACGAAGATAGGTGGAGGCTCTGTCAATCCCAAAGATTATCCAAATGAAATCTTCGAGCTTTACAGCGTCCCGTCGTTCTCAGAGGGTCAGCCCGATACAGTATCCGGTGCCGAGATTGGCTCCACTAAACAGATCGTGCAAAACGATGACGTCCTTCTATGCAAAATCGTCCCGCATATCAGACGAGTTTGGACCGTTGGAAAACAAGGTGAACATCGGCAGATCGCGTCAGGCGAGTGGATTGTTTATCGCAACCATTGTTGCGAACCGAGGTTTCTGAAGTTCGCACTGTCAGAAAATAATTTTCGACAGAAATTCCTCGGAACAGTTTCGGGAGTTGGCGGCTCGCTTATGCGAGCAAGCCCAAAATCCGTAGCTGAGTTCCATATCCCCCTCCCTCCCCTCGCCGAGCAGAAGCGCATTGTCGCCAAGCTGGACGCACTGGCCACGAAGTCCGCCCGCGCCCGCACCGACCTCGCCCGCATCGACACCCTCGTCACCCGCTACAAAAAGGCGATGCTCTCCAAGGTGTTCTCGGGGGAGCTGACGAAAAATTGGCCATCTCTGCCGCTTGAAAATGCCTGCATACGGGTGTTCGACGGCCCATTCGGCTCCAACCTGAAATCTGCGGACTACACTGACGATGGACCCAGAGTTGTCCGATTAGAGAACATCGGCGTTCGAACTTTTATAGAGGATAAGAGAACGTATATTAGCGCGGAGAAATTCGCGGCTCTTGCCAAGCACACGCTCCAGGCAAACGATCTTCTTTTCTCTTCATTCGTTAGTGAAGAGGTGCGGGCCTGCCTTTTTCCGGAGAATGCAAAGTACAATGCGATTAATAAAGCGGACTGTTTTTGTGTTCGCCTCGAGCCTGACAAGGCAAATCCGCAGTTCGTTTTGCTCCAGTTAACTTCAGAAGCAACATATCTGTTTTTTGCTCAGCAGGTCCATGGAGCGACCCGGCCGCGCATCAACCTTACCCAGTTAAGAGCCTACGAGATCATACTTCCAAGCCTCGGAAAACAACAGGAAATCGTCAGCCGTGTCGAGTCTGCCTTCCATAAGATCGACCGGCTGGCAGCGGAGGCAAAGCGGGCGCTAGAGCTGGTGGGCAAGCTGGACGAGGCCATCCTCGCCAAGGCCTTCAAGGGCCAGCTCGTGCCCCAGGATCTCAATGATGAACACGCCAGTGCCTTGCTGGAGCGCATCAAGGCCGAACGGGCGGCGGCACCGAAGATGAAGCAAAAACGGATAATGAAAGCATGA